AGCCCTTATCGCACGCGTGTTGAACCCCTGAGCCACAATGCCGTCTGAAACCTGTTTTCAGACGGCATTTTGTTGAATCTTACGGTACAATGCTAATGATTTCCCACAGCAAACAAGGACATCCGACATGAAAAAAATCCTCATACTCTCCGCCGCCGCCCTGATGCTGGCTGCCTGCCAATCCGGCCGCGCGCCTAAAAACGCGCACACGGCATCCGCCGGCACACCGGCCGGAGAATCATGCAAAGTCATCCGGGGCGACACCGCAGGAAGCGGCAAAAACATCATTTACCGTTGCAGCAACGGTCAGGCGGCAATAAATGCAGCCATTGCAGACGGCGTATTGGAATCCGGGATTCCCGTCAGCTTCGGCGGCGGCGGCGTGCCGGTTGCAAACGGCAGGAATCTGGTTACACGGCAAGCAGCAAACGGCGTAGGCAAATCCGACTCCGAAGCCTGCGAACGCGCCTTAATCAATGCCGCCCGCAAATTCCAGCAGACCGCAGGCAAACTCGGCGGACGCAGTGTTACCGGCTTCCAGAGCTACTTCGACAAGCAGCCGCTGCAAGGCGGGCAATACGACTGTCAGGCAGGCTCGTTCCACGTCCGCGTGGTCATGCGCGCCAATGTCGTCCGTTAACATATCGGCAACCAAAAAATGCCGTCTGAAACATTTTTCAGACGGCATTTTTAATCCTGCAACATTACCCCCTGCCCGAGTTCGGATACTGTATCAATATAAAACCCCATCACACAGATTTACGGTAAAAAACCGTCCGAATGAGTTCTTGAACAAAATTCGGACGGCTTTAATTTTCAACAAGGCAATTAATCCAATAATACCGGATTAAAACTTCCATTCCAGCGATACGGCGTAATTGCGACCCGGAGCGTAGTAGCGTTCCAAGCCCTGGGCTGCTGATTTAGTATTCGATACGCTTAAAGAGTTAATAGTCGATCTCGGATTGATGCCGCGCAAGCTGTCCCATGTATGGTATTTCCGGTTAAACAGATTATAAACGCCCGCCCGCAAAGTCATACGTTTTACCGGTTTGTAGTAGCCGAATACATCCACAACAGTTGCCGCTTTATTCAACCAACGGAAGTCGATTTTATCGTCACGATACTGCAAGGCAACAGCACAACCATCTGTTTCCTCACCTGTCCAAGGATCGAGTTTATAGCTTGTGCAATAGCTCTTTTGTTCAATTACTTGGGCATCTTTGGCTTTTTTCCTGCCCATATAGCTGACACGGGAGAAAATACCCCAACGCTCATCAGGAGACTCATAATCGAATCCAAGCACCAACTTCAGCGGCTGGATGGACAGCATACTGCCGCGATTGCCGGACAATTTGCCTTTGCTGTAACCCAATGCGCCGGATAATTTGAAACCTTCCGGCACGGGCATTACTTGATGTAGGTTCATCTCTCCTTTAAGTTCAATTCCCCTCACCCTTGCTTTATCGACATTGACCATTTGCTGACCGATTTGGGTAAGCGTAGCACCGCAATAGGTCGGATCCGTATAACAAGCATACCAATCACCAGCAAATGGATTGGGAACTTGGAAGGTATGTTCTTCTTCAAACAGGAAATTACGGTAACGGGTTTGATACAGGCTGAAATCCAAAGACCCCTTGTCGTTTTTACCATGCAGCGACAATGTTTGATTCAGGCTGCGTTCGGCTTTCAGCGACGGATTCGCTATCCAGTGGCCATACACGCTGGTATAAGTAAAATACATTTCCGATGCTGTCGGCACGCGATGCCCCGTATTGATTTGGTAAGCAGCACGCCAAGTATCATTCAAGCGGTAGTCCAAACCTAAAACACCGTTCCATGTATTAAAACTTCTTGCGGCCGGGTTGCCGTCATTAACACAGGTACTCAGACAAGGCGTATCTGGCTTGAAAGCCTGCGGTTTTACCTTCTCATAGTCGTAGCGCACGCCTGCATTTACAGATAACTTGTCGCCAAAAGCGATTTTATCCTGCAATGAAAAACCGATTTGATCCGTTTTCATCGGACGCATAATGGTGTAATGTTTACGGTCAGTTATATTGCCTGTTGAATTAAAATCTAAATCATCATTTACATTTTCAAAGTCGCGGCGACTGGCAAAAGTCTTAAACGATAATCTGTGTTCACCTTTCCACAGTGAGAAAGGCTGGCTGTCTAAACGGAAGGATAAACGCTTGTATTTGGTATCCATATTCCGCTCGTCTCTATCAGCCATAAAGCCGTTGTGATACTGATAACCTGTGCGCCAATCTCCGGTACGAACCATATCACCTTTATAGTTTATCGCCCCATTGCGGGTCTTCTGATAGTCCAAATCCGTGCGCAGCAAGGAAAGGATGGAAGAGTCGGGCGTATATTCGTGGTTCAGATTAATGTTGCTGCGTTTCTGTACGTCGTCCGCTTCCCGCCAATAACTTGTCAGGGAGTAAGTTTTTTCATAAGTGTAATTGCTGTTATTTTGCCCATTAACAGAAAAGCCAAAACGGTGTGCATCAACCGGTTGCCAGCCTAATTTCACCAAATAACTGTGATTATTGTGTTTGGATGGATCTGGATGAATGCGTGCCGAGCCACGCTCTGCCTGATCCTGTTTATCCAATTCGTCTGACCCTACAAAATCAACGACATCTCCGCCTCTGCTTTTCATTTCGTGCCCGTGTCGGCGGGAATACAAAACCACGGCATCAAAAACATTGCCCGCATAGCCGAAACCTGCGGTATTCGCCCACTCTCTGTTTTTACTTGCGTAACCGCTGCGTAGAAGCGCACCGAAATTTTGTTCCGGCAAAACAATATCCCGCGCATCAAGCGTGCGGTAGTTGACGTTGCCACCCAAAGAGCCGCTACCACTTTCAAATGAATCTGCACCTTTCGTAATATCCACACCCTTAACCAACTCGGTATCGATGCTTAAACGGGAATTATTGAAGTTGCCGTAACGTGCATAAAGTGAATTTTCCTCCGAACTGGGCAATGCCACGCCGTCGATACTGATACCGACACGGTTGTCTTCTACCCCACGCATGGCAAAACCTTTCATACGGCGGCCATCATCGGATACACCGACATCGGGAGAATAACGCACCAAATCACGGGTATCTCGAATCATTTGCTCTTGAATGGTTTTAGCCTTTACTCGTTCCACAGCCGCAGGCGCATTGCGCCAACCTTTAACGCGCACTGCTTTTACCTCTGCCTTAACAGGCGTGGTTTCAGTTGCAGCTTCATCTGCCGCAAAGACCGGATTGCCGAAAATACTGCCAACCAGCGCGGCAATAGGGAGCATTTGTAATGGTTTCATATTATCAACTCAAAATGTAATGGATTATTCATCCGTCGGTTAGCGCATAATAGATTTTCTGATAATCATTAATATTTAATAAGACAGTAATCCATGCAAACAAAGCCGCGCCGTGTAATTAAAGGTCCCTGCAAACAGCTATGCCGAGACCTTGTTTCTTTGATGCAATTATTTTTTAGTGCCTGTGCGGCATCATACCTTCGGGGGCTTCGGCATCGGCTGCCAAGCCGAAGGTTTCGCGCAACACGACTTTATAGAATGCAAAGGCTTCGCGCGCGCCTTGGATGGCTTCGGCTTCGGCTTCGGGAGTCAAGTTCAAAGCGTTCAGGTGTTCGACGAAGGCGCGCCAGTGTTTGCCGCGACCGTCTGGATGCGGAGCGAGGTGGCGCGCGCCGTGTTCGCCGTTGTAATCGAGTTTTTGCGCGTGTTTGAACAAAAACGCCGCGCCCAAATTAGATCCTTCGGCGCAATAAAGCCAGCCGATTGCTTTGTTGCCGGTTTCATGCGGCAGTGGTTTGCCGTATTCGTAAGGTTTGTCACCCAAATCTGCAAGGTCTTGCGTTACGGCATCGTATCGCGCCATGTATTCCAGCTCGGGAATGGCTTTGTTTAATTCGGCATCTTTATAGATGTGGTCGACGGCCTTGTGGAAAACGGATTGGAGTTTCAAAAATTTGATGTAGTTTTCTTTGCTGACAAACGGTTGGACAAACATAACGAGATTATCCACGCTGTCGTGAACCGCCGTGGTATCCGCCTTCAGGCGTTTGGCAAACGTCAGGGCTTGATTTTCGGTTTCACTCATATTTTTTCCTTTATCGATAAGTGGTAAGGATGGCAATACGGGTAAACTCCGTATTTGCCTGTATACTCGACATACAAAAATAATAAATAAAATTTATTATCATATAATTTTGGAATATATATCATTTGCGTTATATGTTCAAGCAGATGTCTTACTATCATTTACAGAGATAGCGTTTTATAAAGGGATTCGATAATCAGGTAGGTAGCCGCACAAAGAATATTTCTACTGCATAGCGGTTTGTTTATACGGTTGCCCATGCCGGTTTTGCATCCTGATTGGGCGTATCGCCTTTTTTTCCTTTATAATGCCGCCACTTATATTTGCTACTTTCCCGATGAAGCCGTTTGCCGAAAATATCCCCCACAGCCTTCGCGGCAGCTGCCGCGACGAAACCCTGCCGCCGCATACGGTAGATTGCCCGGAATGCGGCTGCCGTGTGGATGTGCCGCAATTGGACAGGGGAGAGGCAGCGTTCTGTCCCCGTTGCGGACACAAACTCTTCAGGGTGGGCAGGCATCCTTTTTCCGGCCCGCCCGCTTATGCGGCGGCTTCGCTGATTTTGATGGCGTTTGCTTACGGTATGACGTATATCGAGGTCGGGATACCGGGTGCGGCATCCGTCCTTTCGCTGCCCGAGATGATGCGCCTGATGGTGTTTCAGGATTATGGTTTTTTGGCCGAAGTGATGTTTGTGCTGACCTTCGGCGCGCCGGTTCTGTTTCTGCTGCTGTGCCTGTATGTCTATGCCGCGCTGATACGGAAACGGGTGTATCCTGCGCTGCGTTTGGCAACGCGCGTAATGGTGCGCTTGAGGCAGGCGATGATGGTGGATGTATTTTTTGTTTCCACTCTGGTGGCGTATATCA
Above is a window of Neisseria sp. Marseille-Q6792 DNA encoding:
- a CDS encoding TonB-dependent hemoglobin/transferrin/lactoferrin family receptor; translated protein: MKPLQMLPIAALVGSIFGNPVFAADEAATETTPVKAEVKAVRVKGWRNAPAAVERVKAKTIQEQMIRDTRDLVRYSPDVGVSDDGRRMKGFAMRGVEDNRVGISIDGVALPSSEENSLYARYGNFNNSRLSIDTELVKGVDITKGADSFESGSGSLGGNVNYRTLDARDIVLPEQNFGALLRSGYASKNREWANTAGFGYAGNVFDAVVLYSRRHGHEMKSRGGDVVDFVGSDELDKQDQAERGSARIHPDPSKHNNHSYLVKLGWQPVDAHRFGFSVNGQNNSNYTYEKTYSLTSYWREADDVQKRSNINLNHEYTPDSSILSLLRTDLDYQKTRNGAINYKGDMVRTGDWRTGYQYHNGFMADRDERNMDTKYKRLSFRLDSQPFSLWKGEHRLSFKTFASRRDFENVNDDLDFNSTGNITDRKHYTIMRPMKTDQIGFSLQDKIAFGDKLSVNAGVRYDYEKVKPQAFKPDTPCLSTCVNDGNPAARSFNTWNGVLGLDYRLNDTWRAAYQINTGHRVPTASEMYFTYTSVYGHWIANPSLKAERSLNQTLSLHGKNDKGSLDFSLYQTRYRNFLFEEEHTFQVPNPFAGDWYACYTDPTYCGATLTQIGQQMVNVDKARVRGIELKGEMNLHQVMPVPEGFKLSGALGYSKGKLSGNRGSMLSIQPLKLVLGFDYESPDERWGIFSRVSYMGRKKAKDAQVIEQKSYCTSYKLDPWTGEETDGCAVALQYRDDKIDFRWLNKAATVVDVFGYYKPVKRMTLRAGVYNLFNRKYHTWDSLRGINPRSTINSLSVSNTKSAAQGLERYYAPGRNYAVSLEWKF
- a CDS encoding biliverdin-producing heme oxygenase — translated: MSETENQALTFAKRLKADTTAVHDSVDNLVMFVQPFVSKENYIKFLKLQSVFHKAVDHIYKDAELNKAIPELEYMARYDAVTQDLADLGDKPYEYGKPLPHETGNKAIGWLYCAEGSNLGAAFLFKHAQKLDYNGEHGARHLAPHPDGRGKHWRAFVEHLNALNLTPEAEAEAIQGAREAFAFYKVVLRETFGLAADAEAPEGMMPHRH
- a CDS encoding excinuclease, giving the protein MLAACQSGRAPKNAHTASAGTPAGESCKVIRGDTAGSGKNIIYRCSNGQAAINAAIADGVLESGIPVSFGGGGVPVANGRNLVTRQAANGVGKSDSEACERALINAARKFQQTAGKLGGRSVTGFQSYFDKQPLQGGQYDCQAGSFHVRVVMRANVVR